A DNA window from Natronogracilivirga saccharolytica contains the following coding sequences:
- a CDS encoding serine hydrolase domain-containing protein — protein sequence MTYLHTSRILLLAVIPFMVAACSTETGETIANGNSNDVNDERNTLLNGEENSGVTASGYFDEQTLSGIFDLFSEYDRDNAPGCAAAIYKDGRAVFAEGFGMANLDHDIPLSDSSRFYMASVSKQVTAAAAGLLIVRGELDYDARVSDYLDDWPEWAEDVRVKHLFNHTSGLPDIYDLMEISGISLSNVMDVDDYMSVFYSAESLKNRPGSSYSYTNSGYTALAGLIEKISGESFSSFVEEYLLKPLGMTSTHFHDDRLRVIPDRVISYAPKGDTNSGSGDGNDQDADSEENRLPPFRQTYLSNFQGVGPGGLYSTLKDWQKWEYFWMEGNDLPSEFADLKQLLIRQEKVDGDTLEYALGLDVTTWQGMRKEGHSGNFMGFKTDVRRFPESGYAFLTLCNREDADPGEKNREMTRIVLKEPIEAFLKSYSGSYHNEELEVDYKLTVEDASLKLNRRLSPGGAMTEDEKDKWSAGSWEFVFRRDDDQGITGFVVSTGRAREVEFIRR from the coding sequence ATGACCTATTTGCACACATCCCGAATTCTGCTGCTGGCCGTGATTCCGTTCATGGTAGCGGCTTGCTCCACAGAGACGGGTGAAACCATCGCCAACGGCAACAGCAATGACGTCAATGATGAGCGTAACACCTTGCTGAACGGCGAAGAAAACAGCGGGGTGACGGCATCCGGCTATTTTGACGAACAAACGCTCTCCGGTATCTTTGATCTCTTCTCCGAATACGACAGGGATAATGCGCCGGGGTGTGCTGCGGCCATATACAAGGATGGAAGAGCGGTCTTTGCAGAAGGCTTTGGCATGGCCAATCTGGATCATGACATTCCGCTGAGTGACTCATCCCGTTTTTATATGGCTTCTGTCTCCAAGCAGGTAACAGCGGCAGCTGCCGGACTGCTGATCGTCCGGGGGGAGCTCGATTACGATGCGCGTGTATCCGATTATCTTGATGACTGGCCGGAATGGGCTGAGGATGTGCGCGTAAAACACCTGTTCAATCATACCTCCGGGCTTCCGGATATCTACGACCTGATGGAAATTTCGGGGATATCGCTGAGTAATGTCATGGATGTCGATGACTATATGTCGGTGTTCTACAGCGCCGAGTCATTGAAAAACCGGCCGGGAAGTTCGTACAGCTACACCAACAGCGGCTATACGGCTCTGGCCGGACTCATAGAAAAAATCAGCGGGGAATCGTTTTCATCCTTTGTTGAAGAATATCTGCTGAAACCGCTGGGGATGACATCCACTCATTTCCACGATGACCGCCTTCGTGTTATTCCCGATCGTGTCATCAGTTACGCTCCAAAAGGTGACACTAATTCCGGGTCCGGTGACGGCAATGACCAGGATGCTGATTCTGAAGAAAACAGGCTGCCGCCGTTTCGCCAGACCTATCTCAGCAATTTCCAGGGTGTAGGTCCGGGCGGATTGTATTCTACCTTGAAAGATTGGCAGAAGTGGGAGTATTTCTGGATGGAGGGTAATGACTTGCCTTCCGAGTTTGCTGATTTGAAGCAGCTCCTCATCCGTCAGGAAAAAGTGGATGGAGATACTCTTGAATATGCACTGGGTCTGGATGTTACAACCTGGCAGGGCATGCGCAAAGAAGGTCATTCCGGGAATTTCATGGGGTTCAAAACCGATGTCCGTCGTTTTCCGGAATCAGGATATGCGTTTCTTACGCTTTGCAACAGAGAGGATGCGGATCCGGGGGAAAAGAACAGGGAGATGACCAGAATTGTGCTGAAAGAACCCATTGAAGCGTTTTTGAAGTCCTACAGCGGCTCATACCACAATGAAGAGCTTGAAGTTGATTACAAGCTGACAGTTGAAGATGCATCGCTCAAATTAAACCGCAGGCTGTCTCCCGGGGGTGCGATGACAGAAGATGAAAAGGATAAATGGAGCGCGGGTTCATGGGAGTTCGTGTTCCGGAGAGATGATGATCAGGGCATAACCGGCTTCGTTGTATCAACCGGAAGAGCCCGGGAAGTGGAGTTCATCAGACGATAA
- the plsY gene encoding glycerol-3-phosphate 1-O-acyltransferase PlsY, producing MLSFLLIIVLSYLLGSIPTSIWVGKLFKGVDIREHGSGNAGATNTFRILGWKAGVAVSLIDVAKGFTAAYYISQIGYLTGGVLPEIVILGVTWETDVFMRLIAGAAAVGGHMYPLYAKFQGGKGVITAAGMLYGIEPISITLAILVFVIVLFSTRYVSLGSILACFSYPLFLLMLRFWFGFDIDGSLIVISATVAASIIIKHHSNIKRLIQGNENRIRSFKPAKGRLNQEQTT from the coding sequence ATGCTTTCTTTTCTTCTTATCATAGTACTGAGCTATCTGCTGGGTTCCATCCCGACATCCATCTGGGTGGGAAAACTGTTCAAAGGGGTGGATATCCGCGAGCACGGCAGCGGTAATGCCGGGGCTACAAATACATTCCGGATTCTCGGCTGGAAGGCGGGCGTTGCTGTCAGTCTTATCGATGTTGCAAAAGGCTTCACAGCGGCATATTACATCAGTCAGATCGGTTACCTTACCGGCGGTGTGTTGCCGGAGATCGTCATTCTTGGTGTCACCTGGGAGACGGATGTGTTCATGAGACTGATTGCAGGAGCCGCTGCGGTCGGGGGACACATGTATCCTCTCTATGCAAAGTTTCAGGGAGGCAAAGGAGTCATTACGGCAGCGGGCATGCTTTACGGCATCGAACCCATATCGATCACCCTGGCAATTCTTGTCTTTGTTATCGTTTTATTTTCCACACGTTATGTGTCACTGGGTTCCATCCTTGCATGTTTTTCCTACCCGCTTTTTCTGCTCATGCTGCGCTTCTGGTTCGGCTTTGATATTGACGGAAGCCTTATTGTCATCAGCGCCACCGTTGCGGCGAGCATCATCATCAAACACCATTCCAATATCAAAAGATTGATTCAGGGAAACGAAAATCGCATCCGGTCTTTCAAACCTGCAAAAGGCCGGCTTAATCAGGAGCAAACCACGTGA
- the lipA gene encoding lipoyl synthase gives MIKELNVIPADSRNTRKHPAEGKSRKKRPEWLRSQIPGGKAYKEISDIIKDHSLNTVCAEARCPNMSECWNAGTATFMILGDVCTRSCGFCAVKTGRPVQGLDWDEPNRVVEAARLMDLKHVVITSVNRDERKDGGAPIFAETIHRLRDEIPGVTIEVLIPDFRGIWDALQTVLDAKPEILNHNLESVPRLYRRVRPQAKYDRSLELLRISKEAGMRTKTGIMVGLGESPAEVFELMDDISRAGVNIMTIGQYMQPTKMHLPVEEYVHPDMFETYKEVGESKGIEHVESGPFVRSSYHAHKHLEPSA, from the coding sequence ATGATAAAAGAACTCAACGTAATACCTGCCGACTCCCGGAATACCCGTAAGCATCCGGCTGAAGGCAAATCCCGAAAAAAGAGGCCGGAATGGCTCCGCTCACAAATACCCGGCGGAAAGGCCTACAAGGAGATCTCCGACATCATAAAAGATCACTCCCTCAACACGGTTTGTGCCGAAGCGCGCTGTCCCAATATGTCGGAATGCTGGAATGCCGGCACCGCAACCTTTATGATATTAGGGGATGTCTGCACCCGGTCATGCGGATTTTGTGCTGTGAAAACAGGACGTCCGGTACAGGGTCTGGACTGGGATGAGCCCAACAGGGTGGTTGAGGCAGCAAGGCTGATGGATCTGAAACATGTCGTCATCACATCAGTCAACCGTGATGAGCGAAAAGACGGCGGGGCGCCGATATTTGCAGAAACCATTCACCGCCTCAGAGACGAGATACCCGGAGTCACCATCGAGGTACTTATCCCTGATTTCCGCGGTATATGGGATGCGCTCCAGACCGTGCTTGACGCCAAACCAGAAATTCTGAACCACAATCTTGAGAGTGTTCCCCGGCTGTACCGTCGTGTCAGGCCGCAGGCGAAGTACGACCGGTCCCTTGAGTTGCTTCGCATATCCAAAGAAGCAGGCATGCGCACCAAAACCGGCATAATGGTGGGACTTGGTGAATCTCCGGCTGAGGTTTTTGAGCTTATGGATGACATATCCCGCGCCGGTGTCAATATCATGACCATCGGGCAGTACATGCAACCCACAAAAATGCACCTGCCGGTTGAAGAGTACGTCCACCCGGACATGTTTGAAACGTACAAAGAGGTGGGTGAGAGCAAGGGCATTGAGCATGTGGAAAGCGGACCGTTTGTACGGTCATCCTACCATGCTCACAAGCACCTGGAACCTTCTGCTTAG
- the lipB gene encoding lipoyl(octanoyl) transferase LipB, which yields MKRIVKHRDLGALSYNEAWRLQESLQQKLIDRKKRDAGNGINTGESQESAEELPSGYLLFVEHPHVYTIGKSGKWENLLFTPDILQKKGIEVVKTDRGGDITYHGPGQLVGYPVFDLEHFGTGVARYIELLEEVIIRTASEYGIDAGRVPSRTGVWVGNSKLCAMGIKCSRYVSMHGFALNVRTDLEFYHGIIPCGINDGGVTSFEKILGKAPSMNEIKEHLLGRFESLFDCKIDAVSESG from the coding sequence ATGAAGCGCATTGTAAAACACAGAGACCTCGGAGCCCTTTCCTACAATGAAGCCTGGCGCCTCCAGGAATCACTACAGCAGAAACTCATCGATCGGAAAAAACGTGATGCCGGCAACGGGATAAATACTGGTGAGTCACAGGAATCCGCAGAAGAACTGCCTTCGGGATACCTGCTCTTTGTCGAACATCCGCACGTGTATACCATCGGTAAAAGCGGAAAATGGGAGAACCTGCTCTTCACACCTGACATCCTTCAGAAAAAGGGGATTGAAGTTGTAAAAACGGACCGGGGCGGTGACATCACCTATCACGGACCCGGACAACTTGTCGGCTATCCGGTTTTTGACCTGGAACACTTCGGAACGGGAGTAGCCCGGTACATTGAGCTACTTGAAGAGGTGATTATCCGGACGGCCTCGGAATACGGCATTGATGCCGGGAGAGTGCCGTCCCGGACGGGTGTCTGGGTCGGCAACAGCAAACTGTGTGCAATGGGGATCAAGTGTTCCCGTTACGTAAGCATGCACGGATTCGCCCTGAATGTCCGGACAGACCTGGAGTTTTATCATGGCATCATCCCCTGCGGCATCAATGACGGAGGCGTTACCAGCTTTGAAAAAATTCTCGGTAAAGCCCCTTCCATGAACGAGATAAAGGAGCATCTGCTTGGCCGGTTTGAATCGTTGTTTGACTGCAAAATCGATGCAGTTTCAGAATCGGGCTGA
- a CDS encoding serine hydrolase, with translation MNKHLFTIKKSLTVFAAIALAVPGLVRAEQGLRVAEDTARPDYSHVSETDLDSIFMAYDKPDSPGCAAGVVCHGDLIFSKGYGKANLDYGIPIRPDSRFMIASVSKQFAAAALLMMEQQGNLDLDEDLRTYIPDMPDFGKPVTARQIMHHTSGLRDIYNLLSLADIGLDDTTTDDDAMVLLSRQQRLNFDPGSRHLYSNSGYFLISVLVKNVTGLSLRDYSEKYFFEPTGMKSTHWHDDTEMIVPNRVISYRPTPDGHGQFYRGNMSRVGARGLFTTIEDFAKWDANFVENRTLLEDFSEKMTKPGSTSRRDSINYAAGLRLGKYKALPTVGHGGSYMGFRTNYMRFPDHQLGIIVFCNESSINPAVHARQIADLYLKEAFNKNFREFAGTYRSGSLDTGFDVYLEDGDLYLKRLATGTKEAESRRLIWDDDDEFRAERWNVQFERDDDDEITKLTIQAPRTGKITFERI, from the coding sequence ATGAACAAACATCTATTTACGATTAAAAAGTCCCTGACGGTATTTGCTGCCATCGCACTTGCGGTGCCCGGTCTGGTGCGCGCAGAGCAGGGGCTGAGGGTCGCCGAAGATACCGCCAGGCCCGACTATTCCCACGTTTCAGAGACCGACCTGGACAGCATTTTCATGGCTTACGACAAGCCGGATTCTCCGGGATGTGCTGCAGGTGTTGTTTGTCACGGGGACCTGATTTTCTCCAAGGGGTACGGCAAGGCAAATCTTGATTACGGCATTCCGATCAGGCCGGATTCCCGTTTCATGATTGCATCGGTTTCAAAGCAGTTTGCCGCCGCGGCACTGCTCATGATGGAACAGCAAGGCAATCTGGATCTCGATGAAGATCTCAGGACCTATATTCCGGATATGCCCGATTTCGGCAAGCCCGTCACGGCGCGGCAGATCATGCATCATACCTCAGGGCTGAGGGATATCTACAACCTGCTTTCGCTGGCGGATATCGGCCTGGATGATACCACCACAGATGATGATGCCATGGTTCTGCTGAGCCGGCAGCAACGCCTTAACTTTGACCCCGGAAGCAGGCATCTTTACAGCAACAGCGGGTACTTTCTGATTTCCGTTCTTGTGAAAAATGTGACGGGATTGTCATTGAGGGATTATTCTGAAAAATATTTTTTCGAACCGACCGGAATGAAAAGCACTCACTGGCATGATGATACGGAGATGATCGTGCCGAACCGGGTGATCAGCTACCGGCCAACGCCGGACGGTCACGGACAGTTCTACCGCGGTAATATGAGCCGGGTTGGTGCACGCGGACTGTTTACCACAATTGAAGATTTTGCCAAATGGGATGCCAACTTCGTTGAAAACCGGACTCTTCTGGAAGACTTCTCCGAAAAGATGACCAAACCGGGGTCAACTTCCCGCCGTGATTCCATCAACTATGCAGCCGGGCTCAGACTGGGCAAGTACAAGGCGCTTCCGACGGTCGGGCATGGTGGCAGCTATATGGGCTTCCGTACAAACTACATGCGCTTCCCGGATCATCAGCTTGGCATCATCGTTTTTTGCAACGAGAGCAGTATCAACCCCGCGGTACATGCGCGGCAGATTGCGGATCTTTATTTAAAAGAGGCATTCAATAAAAATTTCAGGGAATTTGCCGGAACATACCGGTCCGGTTCGCTTGATACCGGGTTTGATGTCTACCTTGAGGATGGTGACTTGTACCTGAAGCGGCTTGCCACCGGGACAAAAGAGGCGGAGTCCCGCAGACTGATCTGGGACGATGACGATGAATTCAGAGCAGAACGATGGAACGTTCAGTTTGAGCGCGATGACGATGATGAAATCACAAAATTAACCATTCAGGCACCCCGAACCGGAAAAATCACTTTTGAAAGAATATGA